One Mya arenaria isolate MELC-2E11 chromosome 7, ASM2691426v1 genomic window carries:
- the LOC128240993 gene encoding chaoptin-like, whose product MYRTIPHNLYLTISHNLYLTIPHNLYRTISHNLYLTIPHNLYLTIPHNLYLTIPHKLYRTISHNLYLTIPHNLYRTIPHNLYLTIPHNLYLTIPHNLYLTIPHNLYLTIPHNLYLTIPHNLYLTIPHNLYRTIPHNLYLTIPHNLYLTIPHNLYLTIPHNLYLTIPHNLYLTIPHNLYLTIPHNLYRTISHNLYRTISYNLYLTISHNLYLTIPHNLYLTIPHNLYRTISHNLYLTIPHNLYLTISHNLYLTISHNLYLTIPHNLYLTIPHNLYRTIPHNLYRTIPHNLYLTIPHNLYRTIPHNLYLTIPHNLYLTISHNLYLTISHNLYLTIPHNLYLTIPHNLYLTIPHNLYLTISNNLYLTIPHNLYLTISHNLYLTIPHNLYLTISHNLYRTISHNLYRTIPHNLYRTIPHNLYRTIPHNLYLTIPHNLYLTIPHNLYLTISHNLYLTIPHNLYLTISHNLYLTIPHNLYRTIPHNLYRTISHNLYLTIPHNLYRTIPHNLYLTIPHNLYLTIPHNLYRTIPHNLYLTIPHNLYLTIPHNLYLTIPHNLYLTISHNLYLTISHNLYLTISHNLSCSHNSQSVSCPYLTTCT is encoded by the coding sequence ATGTACAGGACCATACCTCACAACCTGTACCTGACCATATCTCACAACCTGTACCTGACCATACCTCACAACCTGTACCGGACCATATCTCACAACCTGTACCTGACCATACCTCACAACCTGTACCTGACCATACCTCACAACCTGTACCTGACCATACCTCACAAGCTGTACCGGACCATATCTCACAACCTGTACCTGACCATACCTCACAACCTGTACCGGACCATACCTCACAACCTGTACCTGACCATACCTCACAACCTGTACCTGACCATACCTCACAACCTGTACCTGACCATACCTCACAACCTGTACCTGACCATACCTCACAACCTGTACCTGACCATACCTCACAACCTGTACCTGACCATACCTCACAACCTGTACCGGACCATACCTCACAACCTGTACCTGACCATACCTCACAACCTGTACCTGACCATACCTCACAACCTGTACCTGACCATACCTCACAACCTGTACCTGACCATACCTCACAACCTGTACCTGACCATACCTCACAATCTGTACCTGACCATACCTCACAACCTGTACCGGACCATATCTCACAACCTGTACCGGACCATATCTTACAACCTGTACCTGACCATATCTCACAACCTGTACCTGACCATACCTCACAACCTGTACCTGACCATACCTCACAACCTGTACCGGACCATATCTCACAACCTGTACCTGACCATACCTCACAACCTGTACCTGACCATATCTCACAACCTGTACCTGACCATATCTCACAACCTGTACCTGACCATACCTCACAACCTGTACCTGACCATACCTCACAACCTGTACCGGACCATACCTCACAACCTGTACCGGACCATACCTCACAATCTGTACCTGACCATACCTCACAACCTGTACCGGACCATACCTCACAACCTGTACCTGACCATACCTCACAACCTGTACCTGACCATATCTCACAACCTGTACCTGACCATATCTCACAACCTGTACCTGACCATACCTCACAACCTGTACCTGACCATACCTCACAACCTGTACCTGACCATACCTCACAACCTGTACCTGACCATATCTAACAACCTGTACCTGACCATACCTCACAACCTGTACCTGACCATATCTCACAACCTGTACCTGACCATACCTCACAACCTGTACCTGACCATATCTCACAACCTGTACCGGACCATATCTCACAACCTGTACCGGACCATACCTCACAACCTGTACCGGACCATACCTCACAACCTGTACCGGACCATACCTCACAATCTGTACCTGACCATACCTCACAACCTGTACCTGACCATACCTCACAACCTGTACCTGACCATATCTCACAACCTGTACCTGACCATACCTCACAACCTGTACCTGACCATATCTCACAACCTGTACCTGACCATACCTCACAACCTGTACCGGACCATACCTCACAACCTGTACCGGACCATATCTCACAACCTGTACCTGACCATACCTCACAACCTGTACCGGACCATACCTCACAACCTGTACCTGACCATACCTCACAACCTGTATCTGACCATACCTCACAACCTGTACCGGACCATACCTCACAACCTGTACCTGACCATACCTCACAACCTGTACCTGACCATACCTCACAACCTGTACCTGACCATACCTCACAACCTGTACCTGACCATATCTCACAACCTGTACCTGACCATATCTCACAACCTGTACCTGACCATATCTCACAACCTGTCCTGTAGCCATAACTCACAATCTGTATCTTGTCCATACCTCACAACCTGTACCTGA
- the LOC128240992 gene encoding mucin-2-like, translating into MSSLTVRDQSDSLEDRISHWGCNPWIWYSPPNPFICYTPPTPTTGSAILTHPNPWIYYTPPTPTPGSALLPQPNPWISYTPPTPTPVSAILPNHNPWICYIPQPQPLYLLYSPTPTPGSAILPHLNPCICYTSQPQPLDLLYSPTPTPVSAILPNTNPCICYTPQPQPLDLLYSLTPTPGSAILPNPNPWICYTPQPQPLYLLYSPTTTLGSAIFPNPNPCICYAPQPQPLDLLSSSNPNPWICYTPPPQPLDLLYSHTLTPGSATLPKPNPWICYTPQPQPLDLLYPPTPTPGFAILHNSNPWICSTPQPQPLYLLYTPPTPTPGSAILPNHNPWRSAIFPNPNPCICFTPQHQPLYLLYSPSPNPWICYTPPPQPLDLLYSHTLTPGSATLPKPNPWICYTPQPQPLDLLYSPIPTPGSSILPNPNPCICYTPPPQPLDLLYSPTPTPGSSILPNSNPCICYTPQPQPLDLLYSPTPTPGSSILPNPTPVSAILPNSNPWICSTPQLQPLDLLYSPTPTPVSALLPNSNPWICYTPQHQPLDLLYSPTPTPGSAILPNPNPWICYTPPTPTPVSAILPNSNPCICYTPPTPTPVSAILPQPQPLYLLYSPTPTPVSAILPQPQPLYLLYSPNPNPCICYTPPTPTPVSAILPNSNPWICSTHPSQPLDLLYSLNPIPGSAILPQPQPLDLLYSPTTTLGSAILPNHLLS; encoded by the exons ATGTCATCCctcactgtcagagaccagtctgattCGCTTGAAGACAG GATTTCACATTGGGGTTGCAACCCTTGGATTTGGTATTCTCCACCCAACCCCTTTATCTGCTATACTCCTCCAACCCCAACCACTGGATCTGCTATACTCACCCACCCCAACCCCTGGATCTACTATACTCCTCCAACTCCAACCCCTGGATCTGCTCTACTCCCTCAACCCAATCCCTGGATCAGCTATACTCCCCCAACACCAACCCCTGTATCTGCTATACTCCCCAACCACAACCCTTGGATCTGCTATATTCCCCAACCCCAACCCCTGTATCTGCTATACTCACCAACCCCAACCCCTGGATCTGCTATACTCCCCCACCTCAACCCCTGTATCTGCTATACTTCCCAACCCCAACCCCTGGATCTGCTATACTCCCCAACCCCAACCCCTGTATCTGCTATACTCCCCAACACCAACCCCTGTATCTGCTATACTCCCCAACCCCAACCCCTGGATCTGCTATACTCCCTAACACCAACCCCTGGATCTGCTATACTCCCCAACCCCAACCCCTGGATCTGCTATACTCCCCAACCCCAACCCCTGTATCTGCTATACTCCCCAACCACAACCCTTGGATCTGCTATATTCCCCAACCCCAACCCCTGTATCTGCTATGCTCCCCAACCCCAACCCCTGGATCTGCTATCCTCCTCCAACCCCAACCCCTGGATCTGCTATACTCCCCCACCTCAACCCCTGGATCTGCTATACTCCCACACCTTAACCCCTGGATCTGCTACACTCCCCAAACCTAACCCCTGGATCTGCTATACTCCCCAACCACAACCCCTGGATCTGCTTTACCCCCCAACCCCAACCCCTGGATTTGCTATCCTCCACAACTCCAACCCCTGGATCTGCTCTACTCCCCAACCCCAACCCCTGTATCTTCT CTATACTCCCCCAACCCCAACCCCTGGATCTGCTATACTCCCCAACCACAACCCTTGGAGATCTGCTATATTCCCCAACCCCAACCCCTGTATCTGCTTTACTCCCCAACACCAACCCCTGTATCTGCTATACTCCCCCAGCCCCAACCCCTGGATCTGCTATACTCCCCCACCTCAACCCCTTGATCTGCTTTACTCGCACACATTAACCCCTGGATCTGCTACACTCCCCAAACCTAACCCCTGGATCTGCTATACTCCCCAACCACAACCCCTGGATCTGCTATACTCCCCAATCCCAACCCCTGGATCTTCTATACTCCCCAACCCCAACCCCTGTATCTGCTATACTCCCCCACCCCAACCCCTGGATCTGCTATACTCCCCAACTCCAACCCCTGGATCTTCTATACTCCCCAACTCCAACCCCTGTATCTGCTATACTCCCCAACCACAACCCCTGGATCTGCTATACTCCCCAACCCCAACCCCTGGATCTTCTATACTCCCCAACCCAACCCCTGTATCTGCTATCCTCCCCAACTCCAACCCCTGGATCTGCTCTACTCCCCAACTCCAACCCCTGGATCTTCTATACTCCCCAACCCCAACCCCTGTATCTGCTCTACTCCCCAACTCCAACCCCTGGATCTGCTATACTCCCCAACACCAACCCCTGGATCTGCTATACTCCCCAACCCCAACCCCTGGATCTGCTATACTCCCCAACCCCAACCCCTGGATCTGCTATACTCCCCCAACCCCAACCCCTGTATCTGCTATACTCCCCAACTCCAACCCCTGTATCTGCTATACTCCCCCAACCCCAACCCCTGTATCTGCTATACTCCCCCAACCCCAACCCCTGTATCTGCTATACTCCCCAACCCCAACCCCTGTATCTGCTATACTCCCCCAACCCCAACCCCTGTATCTGCTATACTCCCCCAACCCCAACCCCTGTATCTGCTATACTCCCCCAACCCCAACCCCTGTATCTGCTATACTCCCCAACTCCAACCCCTGGATCTGCTCTACTCACCCATCCCAACCCCTGGATCTCCTATACTCCCTCAACCCAATCCCTGGATCAGCTATACTCCCCCAACCCCAACCCCTGGATCTGCTATACTCCCCAACCACAACCCTTGGATCTGCTATACTCCCCAATCATCTTCTGTCTTAA